In Shewanella psychrotolerans, the genomic stretch TGCCAAATGATCTTTCTGTTCATGAGTATCTGCTGGCCTATGCTTCTGATTTTAACTTTTTGGTCACGGCGGTTCAGCCTCATGGCGTGTCGTTTTTAACACCGGGTATGCATTTGGCGACCATAGATCATGCTATGTGGTTTCATCGTCCGCTGGATTTGAGTCAATGGCTGCTATACAGCATCGATAGTCCTAATGCTGGTGGGGGAAGAGGGTATGTACGAGGAGAGTTTTTCACTCAAAGTGGGGAGTTGGTGGCATCGACTACTCAAGAAGGATTAATTCGTTTTACTAAGCGATGATAACTATGTTGTAGGTTGAATTTATGAGTATCAAAGTTAATAGCATTATCACATTGTTTTGTTTCTTTATTCTTAGTGCTTGTGTCACCGTTGAGCCTGAACCGCCAGTGATCGTTAATGGAGCGGCTGGCTATTTAGAGAAGATAGCACTACCTCAAGGGAGTGCTATTACTATTGCGGTTATCGATCTGGATACCCCTGGTGTGATTATTGCCCAAAAATCGTTTAATATTGCACGGGCACCTGTGCCATTTAAATTTACCTTTGGCGCAGAAGCCATTGATAAGTCAGTTAATTATGGCGTGGTTGCCATGATTGAGTATCAAGGGAAAGTCATTTTCCAGACCTACGATAAGTTCCCGGTTATTAATAATGGCAAGTACACTACCGAGGTAGTGATGAAAAGAGCAACGTCGCGCTAGCTAATCAATGCTTGAGACAATGATTCTTGCTTGACACTTAAAGCTCCATACTGATTCATTATTCTCGCTGAATAAAAGTGTAGCTGAGTAGGGCCTCATTAGTTTTTCATTGAAAAATAGGAGCTTAGGCTCCTTTTTTGTGTCAATAATCTGAGCTAGCCCTAGGCAGTAATAACACCAAAGAGTATAAAGATATGATCGCTCAGTGACAATTTAGCACTAAAGGTTTAGCGCTGATGAGGCAAAATCCTTCATTGCTCCTCGGTTCTAGCATCTTCGGTAATCGCTCCATGGGTTAGTCTACCTCCTATATCCATATCGTCGTGCACTAAAGCCATTCACAACACCTGATCTCTAGAGAGGAGGGAATGTCTTAAGTATGTCGGGAAGATACAAGACCTTGTTGTTTGCAAGGAGTGAAGAGCATGGTTGAACTCGGCTCAAACTCGTTAACACAGCATCAAAAGTGCTAAAACACCCAGAGTAGATCACTTTCTTATGCTGATTGGTATAACAATAAGTAGAAGAGGTGTTATCACCTCAAAACTCACTGTTTTAGTTATGTAATATTGGTTTTTGGCTTTATCGTTGTTGACCTTAGCACCTGATCATAGACGTTTCTTCTCTCTTATGCGGGATTTAGGTTAACGACATCAGGACCGCTCCTTTTTATCTTTCATAAAGTCTTTCATTATTTCTCCTATCGATTGTGTGGTTTCGTCAGTTGTTTTGTATCAATTTTAACGCTAGCGGCAAATATCGAATTCTTTTGTTAATACGGATTATTGTTGCTCCGACACAAGATAAAAAGGTGAGGTTTGTCACTAAATTAAAAGGTGTATTGTCAATGTTTGTTTGTTTTTTGTGATCGGCATCAATTATGGCTACAACTAATTAGGTAGGGTGAGCGATTGTTGATTTGGATCAAGATGTAGCAGATTTGTTTCTGGCAGGATGCGCGCAAATGTTAAGGAATTTGATAATAAAAACGACATATGCTGTTGTATTAATGGAGTGGAATGATGAAAAAAAATATCGTATCAGGTCTAATCGCTGCAACTCTTCTCTCTACTGGTTTTGCCGCTTCAGTTTCTGCACATCAAGCTGGCGACTTTATTATTCGCGCTGGTGCTGTGATGGTTGCACCTAATGAATCTAGTCAAGATGTGGCTGGATTTGGTGAGTTCAAAGTTGATGATAACACTCAGCTAGGTCTTAACTTTGGTTACATGCTGACTGATAACTGGGGTATTGAACTATTAGCGGCAACGCCATTTAGCCATGATGTTTCGTTGAATTTAGATGATGGAAATGGATATACGAAAATTGCCGAAACTAAACATCTTCCACCAACTATAGTGGCTCAGTATTACTTCGGTTCTGCTGAATCTAAGTTACGTCCTTATATAGGTGCGGGTGTGAACTTCACTAACTTCTTCGATAACGAATTCACTAATGATCTGAATGGAGCATTGACTGACCTTAGCCTAAGTAACTCTTGGGGATGGGCTGCGCAAGTAGGTTTTGACTATCAATTCAATAAGAATTGGCTGTTTAACGCTTCTGTTTGGTACGCACAAATTAGCACTGATGTTAAATTCAATTTAGGCGATGCTCCAGTGAAAATTGAAACCGACATCGACCCATGGGTTTACATGGTGAGCTTTGGTTACACTTTCTAAATCTGAGTTTTCGATAATA encodes the following:
- a CDS encoding YbaY family lipoprotein codes for the protein MSIKVNSIITLFCFFILSACVTVEPEPPVIVNGAAGYLEKIALPQGSAITIAVIDLDTPGVIIAQKSFNIARAPVPFKFTFGAEAIDKSVNYGVVAMIEYQGKVIFQTYDKFPVINNGKYTTEVVMKRATSR
- the ompW gene encoding outer membrane protein OmpW, with the protein product MMKKNIVSGLIAATLLSTGFAASVSAHQAGDFIIRAGAVMVAPNESSQDVAGFGEFKVDDNTQLGLNFGYMLTDNWGIELLAATPFSHDVSLNLDDGNGYTKIAETKHLPPTIVAQYYFGSAESKLRPYIGAGVNFTNFFDNEFTNDLNGALTDLSLSNSWGWAAQVGFDYQFNKNWLFNASVWYAQISTDVKFNLGDAPVKIETDIDPWVYMVSFGYTF